The following are from one region of the Pseudomonadota bacterium genome:
- a CDS encoding CCA tRNA nucleotidyltransferase codes for MIADFISRLSQQVPQILDLGPIARRQHKPIYLVGGAVRDLLYGKKISDLDFVIPETELIFWENSILERLGQGHFITLGAKKQTIRRLVSGQFTIDLAPLQGNDLNEDLEHRDFTINAMAWDVAQNTFHDPFFGLQDLRAGRINCVRRKNLTHDPIRIVRAVRFMLEFKAELTATTCLAMSDGAGSLKQVARERFTPEFHHIFSHSNSVCALQELDKAGALCEIIPPLAPLKELPQNHHHHPDVFQHSLATIAALDRLCEENPLQIKPLSADNRALLKWAALFHDCGKALTRTVDPDCGAVHFYGYEGFSSHLARETLAGFALGRTSLKRLARLIENHRRPLLTDPDKSQAKSLRQLIFELEDDLELLMVLAFADLEATQGQASSARQEKLLRLWRQLKTIYSEERARFIKPLLTGKDLLLLGLQPGPAIGTILRMIHKKQLSGTITDRQEALVEVQQLLRAGEN; via the coding sequence ATGATTGCCGATTTTATCTCCCGACTTTCACAACAAGTTCCCCAAATCCTAGATCTGGGCCCGATTGCCCGCCGACAGCATAAACCCATCTATCTGGTCGGCGGCGCAGTGCGTGACCTGCTGTATGGCAAAAAAATCAGCGACCTTGATTTTGTCATCCCCGAAACCGAGCTTATTTTTTGGGAAAACTCCATCCTAGAGCGCCTTGGGCAGGGACATTTTATAACCCTGGGGGCCAAGAAACAGACCATTCGCAGGCTAGTCAGCGGACAGTTCACCATTGACCTGGCACCCTTGCAGGGAAATGACCTGAATGAAGACCTGGAACATCGCGATTTCACGATCAATGCCATGGCCTGGGATGTAGCCCAAAACACCTTCCACGACCCCTTCTTTGGTTTGCAGGATCTGCGGGCCGGGCGCATTAACTGCGTCCGGCGAAAGAACCTGACGCACGATCCCATACGGATTGTCCGAGCCGTACGCTTTATGCTCGAATTTAAAGCCGAACTAACCGCAACCACCTGCCTGGCCATGAGCGATGGGGCTGGTTCGCTCAAACAAGTCGCCCGGGAACGCTTTACCCCGGAGTTTCACCACATTTTCAGCCACTCAAACTCTGTATGCGCCCTGCAGGAACTCGACAAAGCCGGGGCCTTATGCGAAATCATACCCCCTTTGGCACCCTTGAAAGAACTACCCCAGAACCATCACCACCATCCGGATGTCTTCCAGCACAGCCTCGCGACAATCGCGGCCCTGGACCGATTATGCGAGGAAAATCCGTTGCAGATAAAACCGCTTTCCGCCGACAATCGGGCGCTGCTCAAATGGGCCGCGCTGTTCCATGACTGCGGAAAAGCCTTGACCCGAACCGTTGATCCCGACTGCGGTGCGGTACATTTTTACGGATATGAAGGTTTTTCAAGTCATCTCGCCCGGGAAACCCTGGCCGGTTTCGCCCTTGGGAGAACATCACTCAAACGCCTTGCCCGCCTGATCGAAAATCATCGGCGCCCATTACTGACCGACCCCGACAAGTCCCAAGCTAAAAGCCTGCGGCAGCTGATTTTTGAGCTCGAAGATGACCTCGAACTACTCATGGTGCTCGCTTTTGCCGACCTCGAAGCAACGCAGGGACAAGCTTCCTCAGCCCGCCAAGAAAAGCTGCTCAGACTCTGGCGGCAACTTAAAACGATTTACAGCGAAGAACGGGCTCGCTTCATAAAACCTCTGCTCACCGGCAAAGATCTTTTACTTTTGGGCCTGCAACCAGGCCCAGCCATCGGGACCATTCTGCGAATGATTCATAAAAAACAGTTGTCGGGAACCATCACCGACCGCCAGGAAGCTCTGGTTGAGGTCCAACAGCTGCTGAGGGCAGGGGAAAACTAG
- a CDS encoding XTP/dITP diphosphatase has protein sequence MRQPDTRLLLATTNQGKVKELRVLLAGTGVELVSLLDFPHLRMPEETGMTFAENALLKARAAAVEFGGWVLTDDSGLVVEALDGAPGIHSARYAGAGAGDAENNAKLLRALVSVPEALRKAEFVCVLALVSPAGEEYLFEGFCRGRIATAPAGGGGFGYDPVFLVGPDYRLSMAQLSLEQKAEVSHRGRALRKFRAWWLAVF, from the coding sequence ATGCGGCAACCGGATACGCGGCTGCTGCTGGCCACAACCAATCAGGGCAAGGTCAAGGAATTGCGGGTTCTGCTCGCGGGCACCGGGGTAGAGCTCGTTTCTCTACTTGATTTTCCTCATCTGCGGATGCCTGAAGAGACCGGTATGACCTTTGCGGAAAATGCTCTTTTGAAGGCCCGGGCGGCAGCAGTTGAGTTCGGGGGCTGGGTTTTAACCGATGATTCAGGACTCGTGGTGGAGGCTCTGGACGGGGCTCCCGGAATCCACTCGGCCCGATATGCCGGGGCTGGGGCCGGTGACGCGGAAAATAATGCAAAGTTGCTGCGAGCTTTGGTGTCAGTGCCGGAAGCGCTGCGCAAAGCTGAGTTCGTCTGCGTGCTGGCCTTGGTTTCGCCTGCGGGAGAAGAGTACTTGTTTGAGGGTTTCTGTCGAGGCCGGATTGCCACGGCGCCAGCTGGGGGTGGTGGCTTCGGGTACGATCCTGTTTTTCTGGTCGGGCCCGATTATCGGTTGAGCATGGCTCAGCTCAGTTTAGAACAAAAAGCCGAGGTCAGCCACCGGGGGCGGGCTTTACGAAAATTTCGTGCCTGGTGGCTGGCTGTCTTCTGA
- a CDS encoding transcription termination factor Rho produces the protein MNLSELKTKKIAELMDMGREMRIEGAAGMRRQDLIFAILQAHVNKNGAIFGEGVLETLPDGFGFLRAPDYNYLSGPDDIYVSPSQIRRFNLRTGDTVAGQIRSPKESERYFALLKVSEVNHEKPEVSRDNILFDNLTPIFPDQRFILEREQDNFSMRVMDLMTPIGKGQRGLIVAPPRTGKTVLLKQIANSLTKNHQEITLIVLLIDERPEEVTDMKRSVRGEVVSSTFDEPPQRHVQVAEMVSEKAKRLVEHKHDVVILLDSITRLARAYNTVIPASGKVLSGGVDSNALHKPKRFFGAARNIEEGGSLTIISTALVDTGSRMDEVIFEEFKGTGNMELHLERRLADKRTFPAIDIIRSGTRREDLLMDPKDLQRVWILRKFIQPMNVVEGMEFLLEKMKDTKNNADFLDSMNS, from the coding sequence ATGAATCTGTCTGAGTTGAAAACCAAAAAAATCGCCGAACTGATGGATATGGGGCGGGAAATGCGGATTGAGGGGGCGGCCGGAATGCGTCGCCAAGATCTGATCTTTGCCATATTACAGGCCCATGTCAATAAAAATGGCGCGATTTTCGGCGAAGGTGTGCTTGAAACACTGCCCGATGGTTTTGGTTTTTTGCGTGCACCCGACTATAATTATCTTTCCGGTCCGGATGATATTTATGTTTCCCCTTCCCAGATCAGGCGTTTCAATCTGCGAACCGGCGATACGGTGGCGGGTCAGATTCGTTCCCCTAAGGAGAGTGAACGCTATTTTGCGCTGTTGAAAGTCTCCGAAGTCAACCATGAAAAACCGGAGGTTTCGCGCGATAATATCCTTTTCGACAATCTGACTCCGATTTTCCCCGACCAGCGTTTTATTCTCGAACGCGAGCAGGATAATTTCTCTATGCGGGTGATGGATCTGATGACGCCCATCGGAAAGGGCCAGCGCGGCTTGATCGTGGCTCCTCCCCGCACCGGGAAAACCGTCCTGCTGAAACAGATCGCCAACAGTCTTACCAAAAACCATCAGGAAATCACCCTGATCGTGCTCCTGATTGATGAACGACCCGAGGAGGTTACTGATATGAAACGCTCGGTGCGGGGCGAGGTGGTTTCCTCCACTTTCGACGAGCCGCCGCAGCGCCATGTTCAGGTCGCTGAGATGGTTTCCGAAAAAGCCAAACGCCTGGTTGAACATAAGCATGACGTGGTTATTCTGTTGGACAGTATAACCCGTCTTGCCCGGGCCTATAATACAGTTATTCCAGCCAGCGGCAAGGTGCTTTCTGGTGGGGTTGATTCCAATGCCCTGCACAAGCCGAAACGGTTTTTCGGCGCCGCCCGGAACATAGAGGAAGGGGGTTCTCTGACGATCATATCAACCGCCTTGGTGGATACCGGGAGCCGTATGGACGAGGTTATCTTTGAGGAGTTTAAAGGCACCGGTAACATGGAGCTTCATCTTGAGCGCCGCCTGGCGGACAAGCGTACCTTTCCGGCGATTGACATCATTCGTTCCGGAACCCGGCGCGAAGATCTGCTCATGGATCCCAAGGATCTGCAGCGGGTCTGGATTCTGCGGAAATTCATTCAGCCGATGAATGTTGTCGAAGGTATGGAATTTCTTTTGGAAAAAATGAAAGACACCAAGAATAACGCCGACTTTCTTGACTCAATGAACAGCTGA
- a CDS encoding 50S ribosomal protein L31 encodes MKEGIHPNYDKCEVSCACGFTYETQSTLSEIKVEVCSQCHPFFTGKQKFVDSAGRIEKFRRKYSK; translated from the coding sequence ATGAAAGAAGGAATTCACCCTAATTACGATAAGTGCGAAGTCAGTTGCGCCTGTGGTTTCACTTATGAGACCCAGTCGACATTGTCTGAGATCAAGGTTGAAGTCTGCTCTCAGTGTCATCCTTTTTTTACCGGCAAGCAGAAGTTTGTCGATTCCGCCGGCAGGATTGAAAAGTTTCGTCGCAAATACAGTAAGTAG
- a CDS encoding FAD-dependent thymidylate synthase yields the protein MLVFLLSFTPEAERLVANAARLCYSAADGQALGLGFGPDDDRKMIAKVLALGHHGVLEHAVFSFMVEGVSRALTHQLVRHRLASFAQQSQRYVAFDDGFTYEVPPAIAERSDLVARYIDEMGRLAALYNEFRAAGVSAEDARFILPNAAHTRLVVTMNARELRHFFRLRCCRRSQWEIRGLAVRMLQESKKVAPALFENAGPGCLVGPCPEGQMSCGEAAAVRREFSSL from the coding sequence TTGTTGGTTTTTCTTTTGAGCTTCACCCCGGAAGCCGAGCGTTTGGTGGCCAATGCCGCTCGGCTTTGTTATTCGGCGGCGGATGGTCAGGCTCTGGGGTTGGGTTTCGGGCCGGATGATGACCGGAAAATGATCGCCAAGGTGCTGGCTTTGGGGCATCATGGTGTTCTGGAACACGCAGTTTTCAGCTTTATGGTGGAAGGCGTTTCCCGGGCCTTGACCCATCAGCTGGTGCGTCACCGGCTGGCCTCTTTTGCCCAGCAAAGCCAGCGTTACGTTGCCTTTGACGATGGTTTTACGTATGAAGTCCCCCCCGCCATCGCAGAGCGCTCCGATCTGGTGGCCCGTTACATTGATGAAATGGGCCGCTTGGCGGCGCTGTATAATGAATTCCGGGCGGCTGGGGTCAGTGCCGAGGACGCTCGTTTTATTCTGCCCAATGCTGCTCATACCCGCCTTGTTGTTACCATGAATGCACGTGAACTGCGTCATTTCTTCCGTTTGCGCTGTTGTCGTCGATCCCAGTGGGAGATTCGGGGGCTGGCGGTTAGAATGCTGCAGGAAAGTAAAAAAGTAGCACCGGCTTTATTTGAAAACGCCGGACCCGGTTGTCTGGTCGGGCCTTGTCCGGAAGGGCAAATGAGTTGCGGCGAAGCCGCTGCAGTCCGCCGCGAATTTTCCTCCCTTTAA
- a CDS encoding peptide chain release factor 1: MFAKLEEVELRFLDLEAELVQPGGIADRKRYQEVNKELSDMRPVVEAFRLYRELVDEIKEHREILKDDDEDLRGLAYDELPILERRQEALEKEIKFLLLPKDPNDEKNVILEIRAGTGGEEAALFAADLFRMYARYAERQRWQIEELGRSETGVGGLKEIIVLVKGKRVYSRLKYESGVHRVQRVPATESQGRVHTSAVTVAVLPEADEVDVEINPQDLRIDIYRSSGPGGQSVNTTDSAVRITHLPSGLVVASQDERSQHKNKARAMKVLASRLLDLRLQEQHDQISSERRLQVGSGDRSERIRTYNFPQGRVSDHRIGLTLHRLETIMSGEIDELLSALVSHYQAEALRGPTS, encoded by the coding sequence ATGTTTGCCAAACTTGAAGAAGTGGAACTGCGTTTTCTGGATCTCGAGGCCGAACTTGTTCAACCGGGGGGAATCGCCGACCGCAAGCGTTATCAGGAGGTCAACAAAGAACTTTCCGATATGCGTCCGGTGGTGGAGGCGTTTCGTCTTTACCGGGAGCTGGTTGATGAAATCAAGGAGCATCGTGAAATACTGAAAGACGACGACGAGGATCTTCGGGGGCTGGCTTACGACGAACTGCCGATTCTGGAGCGGCGGCAAGAGGCGCTGGAAAAAGAGATTAAGTTTCTGCTCCTGCCCAAGGATCCCAATGACGAAAAGAATGTGATTCTGGAAATACGGGCGGGGACCGGGGGCGAAGAGGCGGCCTTGTTCGCGGCCGACCTTTTTCGCATGTATGCCCGTTATGCCGAGCGACAGCGTTGGCAGATCGAAGAACTGGGCCGCAGTGAAACCGGAGTCGGCGGGTTGAAGGAAATCATTGTTCTTGTCAAGGGTAAACGGGTTTACAGCCGGCTTAAATATGAAAGCGGGGTGCATCGGGTGCAGCGGGTGCCCGCCACGGAATCACAGGGTCGCGTTCATACCTCGGCCGTGACCGTGGCCGTGCTGCCGGAAGCCGATGAGGTTGATGTTGAAATCAATCCTCAGGATTTGCGGATAGATATTTATCGCTCTTCGGGTCCCGGAGGGCAGAGCGTCAACACTACTGATTCCGCGGTGCGGATCACCCATCTGCCGAGCGGACTGGTGGTTGCCAGTCAGGATGAACGCTCGCAGCATAAAAACAAGGCTCGGGCAATGAAAGTTCTGGCTTCCCGGTTGCTGGATCTGCGTTTGCAGGAGCAGCATGATCAAATAAGTTCTGAACGTCGTCTACAAGTTGGCAGTGGTGATCGCAGCGAACGGATTCGGACTTATAATTTCCCTCAGGGACGGGTTTCCGACCATCGCATCGGGTTGACCCTGCATCGGCTAGAGACAATTATGAGTGGTGAAATCGATGAGTTGCTTTCCGCGTTGGTCTCTCATTATCAGGCCGAAGCCCTGCGAGGTCCCACTTCATGA
- the prmC gene encoding peptide chain release factor N(5)-glutamine methyltransferase: MSSLWTVLSLLNWAAPYLAKYGISSPRLDAELLLARVLACPRLDLYLRFDQPLAASELASFKELILERRRGVPVAYLLGEKEFWSLPFKVSPAVLVPRPETEHLVEEAITFLENTFPHGCGVLDLGTGCGNIILALARHFSQVSGFSWCGVDLRPAALEIACINARQLGLPNVSWLQSDLFAEIGSESSVFGLIVANPPYIVSAEMAGLPSEVRHEPAAALDGGVDGLDFYRRISVAARRFMLPGAGLMFEVGDGQAEAVKNILASCGYSAISTRMDLACRERVVRGLFEPRRESQSGA; this comes from the coding sequence ATGAGTTCACTCTGGACGGTGCTCAGCCTGCTTAACTGGGCCGCACCGTACCTGGCGAAATATGGTATTTCCTCCCCCAGACTCGACGCGGAGCTTTTGCTGGCCCGGGTTCTTGCTTGTCCCCGTCTTGATCTTTATCTGCGTTTCGACCAGCCGCTGGCCGCTTCCGAACTGGCTTCTTTCAAAGAACTCATTCTTGAACGCCGCCGGGGGGTCCCGGTAGCGTACCTGTTGGGTGAAAAAGAGTTCTGGTCTCTGCCGTTCAAGGTCAGTCCTGCAGTGCTGGTTCCTCGGCCTGAAACCGAACATCTGGTGGAAGAGGCGATTACTTTTCTTGAAAATACCTTTCCTCACGGTTGTGGAGTACTTGATCTAGGTACCGGATGCGGCAATATTATTTTAGCCTTGGCGCGCCATTTCTCGCAGGTTTCAGGATTTTCCTGGTGTGGGGTTGATCTGCGTCCGGCCGCCCTGGAAATTGCCTGCATCAATGCCCGGCAACTGGGTTTGCCGAATGTTTCCTGGCTGCAGTCCGATCTGTTTGCTGAAATTGGTTCCGAATCCTCGGTGTTTGGATTGATTGTCGCTAATCCGCCTTATATCGTCTCGGCGGAAATGGCAGGGCTGCCATCGGAGGTGCGCCATGAACCTGCCGCGGCTTTGGATGGGGGAGTTGACGGGCTTGATTTTTATCGACGGATCAGCGTGGCCGCGCGAAGGTTTATGCTTCCAGGTGCAGGGTTGATGTTTGAAGTAGGTGACGGGCAGGCGGAAGCGGTTAAAAATATCTTGGCATCATGCGGTTACAGTGCTATCTCTACGCGCATGGATCTGGCTTGCCGGGAAAGGGTGGTGAGGGGGTTGTTTGAGCCACGCCGGGAAAGTCAATCAGGTGCTTGA
- the murA gene encoding UDP-N-acetylglucosamine 1-carboxyvinyltransferase has protein sequence MESIIIKGGRPLSGEVTIDGAKNSALPLIAATLLAENGCSRLENMPDLRDIGTIRSLLEGMGAETMVSGSTLAIVAERLKNQQAPYELVKTMRASILVLGPLMARFGRARVSLPGGCAIGARPVNLHIKGLEMMGARIKVEHGYIIGQAERLRGADISFDLTTVTGTENLMMAAVLARGVTVLRNAAREPEIVDLACFLRKMGARIEGEGTHTITITGVERLAAADYRVMPDRIEAGTFMVAAGISGGDIVIRNAPLAALGGVVSKLQEIGLLIEPLTVFHEEDLLAGTAVRVRRRDLGLRSLDVKTMPYPGFPTDMQAQIMVLLALAQGTSVISETVFENRFMHVFELQRMGADIEVEGRTAVVRGVTALSGAPVMASDLRASAGLVLAGLAAEGETVMSRVYHLDRGYAGFEKKLQALGADIQRRQEI, from the coding sequence TTGGAAAGTATAATTATTAAAGGTGGTCGGCCCTTGTCCGGCGAGGTTACGATTGATGGGGCTAAAAATTCTGCCCTGCCCTTGATCGCCGCTACCCTGCTTGCGGAAAACGGTTGTAGCCGGCTTGAAAATATGCCTGATCTCAGAGATATCGGAACTATCCGGAGCCTGCTGGAGGGGATGGGTGCGGAAACCATGGTTTCGGGCAGCACCCTCGCCATTGTCGCCGAGCGTCTCAAAAACCAGCAAGCCCCGTATGAGTTGGTAAAGACTATGCGGGCCTCAATTCTGGTGCTCGGGCCGCTGATGGCCCGTTTCGGTCGGGCCCGGGTATCATTGCCCGGAGGCTGCGCGATCGGGGCGCGCCCGGTCAACCTTCATATCAAGGGGCTGGAGATGATGGGGGCCCGGATTAAGGTTGAACATGGCTATATCATAGGTCAGGCCGAACGGCTGCGGGGGGCCGATATCAGTTTTGACCTGACTACCGTGACCGGGACCGAGAACCTGATGATGGCGGCGGTCTTGGCCCGGGGGGTGACCGTTTTGCGCAATGCCGCCCGTGAACCGGAGATTGTCGACCTGGCTTGTTTCCTGAGGAAAATGGGGGCTCGGATCGAGGGCGAAGGGACGCATACGATTACGATTACCGGGGTTGAACGGTTGGCGGCCGCGGATTATCGCGTGATGCCTGATCGCATCGAAGCGGGAACCTTCATGGTGGCCGCAGGCATCAGCGGCGGAGATATCGTGATTCGTAATGCACCGCTGGCGGCCCTGGGCGGGGTTGTCAGTAAATTGCAGGAGATCGGACTGCTTATTGAACCCTTGACCGTTTTTCATGAGGAGGACTTGTTGGCGGGGACGGCGGTGCGGGTGCGGCGCCGGGATCTGGGTTTACGTTCCCTGGATGTCAAAACCATGCCCTATCCTGGTTTCCCCACCGACATGCAGGCCCAGATCATGGTTCTTCTGGCTTTGGCTCAGGGAACCAGTGTTATCAGTGAAACTGTTTTTGAAAATCGTTTCATGCATGTTTTTGAACTGCAGCGCATGGGGGCCGATATCGAGGTCGAGGGCCGCACGGCGGTGGTCCGTGGCGTTACGGCGCTTTCCGGGGCTCCGGTCATGGCCTCCGACCTGCGGGCGAGCGCCGGTTTGGTGCTGGCCGGCCTGGCCGCCGAAGGGGAAACCGTGATGTCACGAGTCTACCATCTGGATCGCGGTTATGCCGGATTCGAAAAAAAACTTCAAGCGCTGGGAGCCGATATTCAGCGGCGTCAGGAAATCTGA